In Leishmania donovani BPK282A1 complete genome, chromosome 35, the following are encoded in one genomic region:
- a CDS encoding elongation factor 1-alpha, putative, producing MNRHNKFYAEVAGELEGDDYYGDDDDYNYDEEYEEEGEYEEAAYEATASAAPPEPAHMSESTAQATASAAPAVRVNPYTTISPQVDDDYELLDMLLPQLHALWKASAPTMLPLSEGEAVTALRASDYDVEPAFLQLKEKRDEERSKRGGGVLKVTAAAGPANRASTFPAVKSPEPGGEEASDNEGNSASPSASSGRTTTTLRGSKGTSQRRTKQMLEMEPDKEKPDCTFVIAGHVDAGKSTTLGHLLLLLGRVSIQDVERNEKADRTHRKDSFKYAWLLDQCEEERRRGVTIDSGSFCFETEHRRVHILDAPGHKDFVLSMISSATQADAALLVVTAATSEFETGLHHGTKSHLLVLKTLGVGSIVVAVNKMDAVAYSQERYDYVVRELQLLLKQTRIPEEAIIGFCPISGMAGVNITQRGAKETPWYHDLSLIEMIDKCPLESRLLNRPLRLSLQDVQGTTLYAKVESGRLFTGDTVHFVPSEVRVAVKSIQKPTVAGPVLVAFAGEMVEISTNSSVTGLYPGCVGCEPNLLIHSSTDFEAHIQTFRTLTKSILPGASFTIIVHALTVRVHVVALISKMDGKTGNWSKGMVKCVPPAAQAMMLFRAESPVALEPATECRALGRFVLQQDGETVAGGLVTRVVDKP from the coding sequence ATGAATCGACACAACAAGTTCTACGCTGAGGTGGCTGGCGAGTTGGAGGGGGACGACTACTacggtgacgacgacgactacAACTATGATGAAGagtacgaggaggagggggagtaCGAAGAGGCAGCGTACGAGGCCACAGCgagtgcggcgccgcctgaACCGGCGCACATGTCCGAAAGCACCGCTCAGGCCACTGCGTCCGCCGCTCCGGCCGTGCGCGTTAACCCGTACACAACGATATCGCCGCAGGTGGACGATGACTACGAGCTGCTCGACATGCTgttgccgcagctgcacgcctTGTGGAAAGCAAGTGCACcgacgatgctgccgctctcggAGGGCGAGGCGGTCACGGCACTTCGGGCAAGCGACTACGACGTCGAGCCCGCCTTCCTGCAACTCAAAGAAAAGCGAGACGAGGAGCGCTCcaagcgcggcggcggcgtcctgAAGGtcaccgcagctgctggaccCGCGAACCGGGCATCCACTTTTCCAGCTGTCAAGTCACCCGAACcgggcggcgaggaggcgagcgaTAACGAGGGCAACTCTGCATCGCCGAGCGCGAGTTCTGGCCGCACCACGACCACCTTGAGGGGCTCGAAGGGCACATCGCAGCGACGCACGAAGCAGATGCTAGAGATGGAACCGGACAAGGAGAAGCCGGACTGCACGTTTGTGATTGCCGGCCACGTCGATGCCGGAAAGAGCACCACGCTgggccacctcctcctgctcttgGGCCGCGTTAGCATCCAGGATGTcgagagaaacgaaaaagcaGACCGCACGCACCGCAAGGACTCCTTCAAGTACGCCTGGCTGCTGGACCAGtgtgaggaggagcggcgccgtggcgtcACCATCGACTCCGGCTCTTTCTGCTTCGAAACGGAGCACCGTCGCGTGCACATCCTCGATGCCCCAGGGCACAAGGACTTTGTGCTCAGCATGATCAGCAGTGCCACCCAGGCCGATGCTGCCTTGCTCGTCGTGACGGCGGCCACCTCCGAGTTCGAGACGGGGCTGCACCACGGTACCAAGTCTCATCTTCTGGTCTTGAAAACGCTCGGCGTCGGGTCCattgtcgtcgccgtcaaCAAGATGGACGCCGTCGCCTATTCACAGGAGCGCTACGACTACGTGGTGcgggagctgcagctcctgctcaAGCAGACCCGCATCCCGGAGGAAGCCATCATCGGCTTTTGCCCCATTAGTGGCATGGCAGGCGTCAACATCACTCAGCGGGGCGCGAAGGAGACGCCTTGGTACCACGATCTCAGCTTGATCGAGATGATTGACAAGTGTCCGTTGGAGAGTCGCCTGCTGAACAGACCGCTGCGCCTGAGTCTGCAAGACGTGCAGGGCACCACCCTCTACGCCAAGGTCGAGAGCGGAAGGCTCTTCACAGGGGACACGGTTCATTTCGTGCCGAGCGAGGTGCGGGTCGCTGTCAAGTCGATTCAGAAGCCCACTGTGGCTGGCCCTGTTCTCGTCGCCTTTGCTGGCGAGATGGTAGAGATCAGCACGAACTCGTCCGTGACAGGACTGTACCCGGGCTGTGTGGGCTGCGAGCCGAATTTGTTAATCCACAGTTCCACCGACTTTGAGGCGCATATCCAGACCTTTCGCACCCTCACCAAGTCCATCCTGCCAGGGGCGAGCTTCACCATCATTGTGCACGCCCTGACGGTGCGGGTGCATGTTGTCGCACTCATATCTAAGATGGACGGCAAAACAGGAAACTGGTCGAAGGGGATGGTGAAGTGTGTGCCGCCGGCCGCACAGGCGATGATGCTCTTCCGTGCTGAGTCGCCTGTCGCCCTCGAACCGGCGACGGAGTGCCGCGCGCTGGGGCGGTTTGTCCTTCAGCAGGATGGCGAAACGGTTGCTGGCGGCCTGGTCACACGCGTCGTGGACAAGCCgtga